In a genomic window of Pontibacter liquoris:
- a CDS encoding ClpXP adapter SpxH family protein has product MENKNQNPLLCDIETGICEMPGSTASAPVEIASAGTKPLKIVYFTDPICSSCWGIEPQLRKLKLEYGHSIEIDYRMGGLLPDWSYNSGGISKPADVGHHWDEVSQYYDMPIDGDVWLEDPLHSSYPPSIAFKAAQMQDKEKAVLFLREMRELLFLDKKNITRWEHLAAAAEQAGLYVAQLKTDYETKAKHLFEEDLKLAREFGVRGFPILFFLDKQGNREVVYGTKAYPFYETAVLKLNPSATKSHYSKNWETLFSKYRSLTAKEFSELAGLHRVESEQLLNELSDKGKLEKISTKNGAMWKLQHSKSL; this is encoded by the coding sequence ATGGAAAATAAAAACCAGAATCCGCTTTTATGTGATATCGAAACCGGCATATGTGAAATGCCAGGTTCAACAGCTTCCGCTCCCGTAGAGATTGCTTCGGCAGGAACAAAGCCACTCAAAATCGTTTATTTCACAGACCCTATTTGTTCTTCCTGCTGGGGAATTGAACCACAGCTCAGAAAACTGAAATTAGAGTATGGCCACAGCATCGAAATCGATTACCGCATGGGCGGCTTATTGCCTGACTGGAGTTACAACAGTGGCGGCATCAGCAAGCCGGCTGACGTAGGCCACCATTGGGATGAAGTAAGCCAGTATTATGATATGCCCATCGACGGAGACGTTTGGCTGGAGGATCCGCTGCATTCCTCCTATCCCCCATCCATTGCCTTCAAGGCTGCACAAATGCAGGATAAAGAAAAAGCCGTTTTGTTTCTCAGAGAGATGCGGGAACTGCTTTTCTTAGATAAGAAAAATATCACCAGGTGGGAGCATTTAGCAGCAGCAGCTGAACAGGCTGGCTTATATGTTGCGCAACTAAAAACCGATTATGAAACCAAGGCAAAGCACTTGTTTGAGGAAGATTTAAAGCTTGCCCGAGAGTTTGGTGTAAGAGGGTTTCCTATTTTGTTCTTTCTGGACAAACAAGGGAACAGAGAAGTGGTGTACGGTACAAAAGCCTATCCTTTCTATGAAACAGCTGTTTTAAAATTAAATCCTTCGGCCACAAAGAGTCACTACAGCAAAAACTGGGAAACGCTGTTTTCAAAGTATCGGTCGCTTACGGCTAAAGAGTTTTCCGAACTGGCAGGACTACATAGAGTAGAAAGCGAGCAATTGCTAAATGAGCTTTCTGATAAAGGGAAGCTGGAAAAAATCTCGACAAAGAACGGCGCCATGTGGAAGCTGCAGCATTCGAAGAGCTTATAA
- a CDS encoding winged helix-turn-helix transcriptional regulator: protein MKKARVVNNNMICKVRMLAIKDAMELLSGKWKFHILGTLLQGEKLRFMDLLREVEGIGAKMLSKELQDMESNHLITRTVQDTKPVTVEYAVTEFGRTLEPIIDEIAKWGTAYRSALYAKS from the coding sequence ATGAAGAAAGCACGGGTAGTGAATAACAATATGATCTGCAAAGTCAGGATGCTTGCCATTAAAGATGCGATGGAGTTACTTTCCGGAAAATGGAAGTTTCATATACTAGGCACCCTGCTGCAAGGGGAAAAGCTACGGTTTATGGATTTGCTGAGAGAGGTGGAGGGTATTGGCGCTAAAATGCTATCTAAGGAACTGCAGGACATGGAAAGCAATCACCTGATCACCAGAACAGTGCAGGATACGAAGCCTGTGACGGTAGAATACGCTGTGACTGAATTCGGCAGAACGCTTGAACCGATCATAGATGAGATTGCCAAGTGGGGAACGGCGTACCGTAGTGCGCTTTATGCCAAATCGTAG
- a CDS encoding serine hydrolase domain-containing protein has translation MSLTACPGPHNENNVSGFSPEEEDRQLVTVPASFTEASAKKMGYELDSLFSYLHKRRGFNGTVLVTKYDKVVFEKAFGYADFYRKDSLTTQTAFQLGSVSKQFTAMAIMMLKEQGKLRYEDSVQQYFPAFPYKGITIRQLLTHRSGLPNYTYFSDKLWPDRRKPMNNEDVVNLMNAYKPPVYYKPNTHFDYSNTGYSLLAAIVAKASDMPFATFMHKRIFGPLQMTHTFMYSEDLITMTGKVATGHTGGRQKRTSDYLDTVLGDKGIFSTVEDLYKWDQALYTQKLVTHQTLEEAFTGTHQKAKKDEDYGFGWRIKPVENGDTVVYHGGLWHGYTTYLLRNPKDHSALIVLSNWPNGSLKHLEEVRRLLYPPQPQGMAHNSSKQNGDLGEL, from the coding sequence GTGTCCCTGACGGCATGTCCGGGACCTCACAATGAAAACAACGTTTCTGGTTTTTCCCCGGAAGAAGAAGACAGGCAGCTGGTGACGGTTCCGGCATCGTTTACTGAAGCCAGCGCAAAAAAAATGGGCTATGAGCTCGATTCTCTATTCAGTTATTTACATAAACGAAGAGGGTTTAACGGCACCGTACTAGTAACCAAGTATGACAAGGTGGTGTTTGAAAAGGCCTTTGGGTATGCCGATTTTTACCGGAAAGATTCCCTGACTACACAAACTGCTTTTCAGCTGGGCTCGGTGTCCAAACAGTTTACGGCCATGGCTATTATGATGCTGAAAGAGCAGGGCAAGCTGCGCTACGAAGATAGCGTACAACAGTATTTTCCGGCCTTCCCTTACAAGGGTATTACCATTAGGCAACTGCTCACGCACCGGTCCGGCTTACCGAACTATACTTATTTCAGCGATAAACTATGGCCCGACCGCAGAAAACCGATGAATAACGAGGACGTGGTGAATTTGATGAATGCTTACAAGCCCCCCGTTTATTACAAGCCCAACACGCACTTCGACTACAGCAATACCGGGTATAGTTTGCTTGCTGCCATTGTAGCCAAGGCATCGGACATGCCCTTTGCCACCTTTATGCATAAGCGCATATTCGGACCGCTACAGATGACGCATACCTTTATGTATAGCGAAGACCTGATCACGATGACAGGCAAAGTAGCAACCGGGCACACGGGCGGCAGGCAAAAAAGAACCTCTGATTATTTAGACACCGTGCTTGGCGACAAAGGGATCTTCTCTACTGTGGAGGATCTTTATAAATGGGATCAGGCGCTGTACACCCAAAAACTTGTAACCCACCAGACTCTGGAAGAAGCCTTTACCGGCACGCATCAGAAAGCAAAGAAAGACGAAGATTATGGCTTTGGCTGGCGGATTAAGCCCGTAGAGAACGGCGATACCGTGGTATACCATGGCGGCTTATGGCACGGCTATACAACCTACCTGTTGCGCAACCCCAAAGACCATAGTGCTTTAATTGTGCTGAGTAACTGGCCCAATGGCAGTCTGAAGCATCTGGAAGAAGTACGCCGTCTCTTATACCCGCCACAGCCACAAGGTATGGCGCACAACAGCAGTAAACAGAATGGTGACCTGGGAGAGTTATAA
- a CDS encoding PAS domain-containing sensor histidine kinase, giving the protein MPLSHLDWKNFINRFPDSVACYDQNLKHLYANQAIENEIGVPVSDIIGKTNRELNIPGNPALLDALEEKIRSVFETGKPVVNYTQHAFADQTRFYFTKLIPEFSNQPGQENCVKSVWAFSRDITHLKQNEIDLQNAEKNLRKQNLELIHLNADLDTFFFTVSHDLRGPLSNIQSLIELMKEGVQMPLPVLTQRLEKSTRRLSDVLSELTEILELKSKQEQVEKITLATVLQDVLAEFEYQLQQTDTSIAADFGKCPTLYYSKPYLESLFRNMISNAIKYRATDRKPQLQITAKPQEEYVVLTFQDNGQGFNLEKHEEQVFKPFYQIDGEQDGKGMGLNIVKSILERNGGKIEVKSTPGAGTTFTCYLKEANESFLD; this is encoded by the coding sequence ATGCCACTATCTCACCTAGACTGGAAGAACTTCATTAACAGGTTCCCAGATTCAGTTGCTTGTTATGATCAAAATCTCAAGCATCTGTATGCAAACCAGGCCATTGAAAATGAAATTGGTGTGCCTGTTTCAGACATAATCGGGAAAACAAACCGGGAGCTGAATATCCCCGGGAATCCTGCCTTGCTGGATGCGCTGGAAGAAAAGATCAGATCGGTTTTCGAAACTGGCAAGCCGGTGGTAAACTATACCCAGCATGCCTTCGCGGACCAAACTCGCTTTTATTTCACAAAGCTGATCCCGGAGTTTAGCAACCAGCCAGGACAGGAAAACTGCGTGAAGTCGGTTTGGGCCTTTTCGCGCGACATCACCCATTTGAAGCAAAATGAAATCGACTTACAAAATGCCGAAAAAAACCTGCGGAAGCAGAACCTGGAACTGATTCATCTGAACGCAGACTTGGATACATTCTTCTTTACGGTTTCGCATGACCTGCGCGGCCCTTTGAGCAACATCCAGAGCCTGATCGAACTCATGAAGGAGGGTGTGCAAATGCCCCTGCCTGTTTTAACTCAGCGGCTGGAAAAATCAACCCGGCGGCTGAGTGATGTGCTTTCTGAGTTGACTGAAATATTAGAATTGAAAAGCAAACAGGAACAGGTAGAAAAAATAACCTTGGCTACTGTTTTGCAGGATGTACTGGCCGAATTTGAATACCAGTTGCAGCAAACCGACACAAGTATAGCCGCAGATTTTGGTAAATGCCCCACGCTATACTATAGCAAGCCTTACCTGGAAAGTTTATTCCGGAACATGATCAGCAATGCCATTAAATACCGTGCTACGGATCGTAAGCCGCAGCTGCAAATTACCGCCAAGCCGCAGGAGGAATATGTGGTGCTTACTTTTCAGGATAACGGGCAGGGCTTTAACCTGGAGAAACATGAAGAGCAGGTTTTTAAGCCCTTTTACCAGATCGATGGCGAACAGGATGGTAAAGGGATGGGCTTAAATATTGTTAAAAGCATACTGGAACGCAATGGCGGCAAAATAGAGGTTAAAAGTACACCAGGCGCCGGCACAACCTTTACCTGTTACCTGAAAGAGGCCAACGAATCGTTCCTGGACTAA
- a CDS encoding response regulator, translating to MAELNTVNTNTDRRQQINTVFLVDDDDNWCFISKIILQKAGIGKQIITANNGLKALAVLRQRVADGQQLPELIFLDIKMPVMNGFEFLDELVNAAELDLSHTQIYICSSSVNAKDKETAGLYPIAGFITKPLTQDILNQILK from the coding sequence GTGGCGGAACTAAACACAGTCAATACCAATACAGACAGGCGGCAGCAGATAAACACTGTTTTCCTGGTAGATGATGATGATAACTGGTGCTTTATTTCTAAGATTATCCTGCAGAAAGCCGGTATCGGAAAGCAGATCATTACAGCCAATAATGGTCTCAAAGCGCTGGCGGTGTTGCGGCAAAGGGTTGCCGATGGCCAGCAGCTACCCGAACTCATCTTCCTGGACATAAAGATGCCAGTTATGAATGGCTTTGAGTTTTTAGACGAGTTGGTTAACGCTGCTGAGTTGGATCTAAGCCATACCCAGATTTATATCTGCAGTAGTTCTGTTAATGCGAAAGATAAGGAAACAGCCGGGCTTTATCCGATCGCCGGATTCATTACCAAGCCCCTAACACAGGATATCTTAAATCAGATTTTAAAATAG
- a CDS encoding sensor histidine kinase, with amino-acid sequence MDPLRSAESLNSYFINQIKDYAIFPTDTRGYIVAWNIGAERLKGYKAEEIVGQFYGVLSPDEYQQAGLPERELALALENGVYETEDWRKKKDGSLFWASITLTAIFGENGEHIGYTKITGDITKQKELQDKLAERQQHALEHKNNELQKINLDLDNFIYTASHDLRSPITNIEALISLLTEELQESACLNTHTDEIFQRILSSISRFKQTIDDLTEISRLQNDLDESRTEEIINISEVYDEILADMDYPTRHKICFIQTDFQVHQLQFSRKNFRSILYNLISNAIKYQSPERDCILKIQTRLQEPYVLLCVNDNGLGITERQREQLFTMFKRFHDHVEGTGIGLYMVKRIIDNAGGKIKVESEDGKGTTFKIYLKAVM; translated from the coding sequence ATGGATCCACTTCGATCGGCAGAAAGCCTTAACAGTTATTTTATTAATCAGATTAAGGATTATGCCATCTTTCCAACGGATACCAGGGGCTATATTGTAGCCTGGAACATTGGCGCAGAGCGGCTGAAAGGCTACAAAGCAGAAGAGATCGTGGGGCAGTTCTACGGCGTTTTATCACCTGACGAGTACCAGCAGGCCGGCTTACCGGAAAGAGAATTGGCCCTGGCATTGGAAAATGGTGTTTACGAAACCGAAGACTGGCGTAAAAAAAAGGATGGTTCCCTTTTCTGGGCTTCTATCACTCTGACGGCTATATTCGGTGAGAATGGCGAACATATAGGTTATACCAAAATTACCGGCGACATAACCAAACAGAAGGAGCTGCAGGATAAACTAGCCGAACGCCAGCAGCATGCCCTGGAACATAAAAACAACGAGCTGCAAAAGATAAACCTGGACCTGGATAACTTTATTTATACTGCATCGCATGACCTGCGCTCGCCTATCACCAATATCGAAGCGCTGATCAGTTTGCTGACAGAGGAACTCCAGGAGTCTGCTTGCCTGAACACCCATACAGATGAAATTTTTCAACGGATATTGTCATCTATAAGCCGTTTTAAACAAACCATTGATGATCTGACCGAAATCAGCCGCCTGCAGAATGATCTTGATGAGAGCCGGACTGAAGAAATCATCAACATCAGCGAAGTATATGACGAGATCTTAGCCGACATGGACTACCCCACCCGCCATAAGATCTGCTTTATTCAGACAGACTTTCAGGTGCATCAGCTGCAGTTTTCCCGTAAAAACTTCAGAAGTATTTTATACAACCTCATTAGCAATGCGATTAAGTACCAGTCGCCTGAACGGGACTGCATTTTAAAAATACAAACCCGCCTGCAGGAACCTTATGTATTGTTATGTGTAAATGATAATGGATTAGGCATAACCGAGCGGCAACGCGAGCAGCTGTTTACCATGTTCAAGCGCTTCCACGACCATGTGGAGGGCACCGGCATTGGGCTTTATATGGTGAAGCGGATCATTGATAACGCCGGCGGTAAGATCAAAGTGGAGAGCGAAGATGGGAAAGGCACCACCTTTAAAATATATTTGAAAGCCGTTATGTGA
- a CDS encoding response regulator, translating into MHKITSTLLIDDDSTTNFVNRILLEKLEVTDAVFVARNGQEALQLIQTLCEEGNCPQLILLDINMPVMNGFDFLEAFNQLEFEQKESIVIVMLTTSLHPRDVEPLQEMPIHSYLNKPLTKEKVHGLLRTHFNFEFPVLE; encoded by the coding sequence ATGCATAAAATTACCAGCACGTTGCTTATAGATGATGATTCTACCACAAACTTTGTTAATCGCATCTTATTAGAGAAGTTAGAGGTAACCGATGCCGTATTTGTAGCGCGTAACGGCCAGGAAGCACTCCAACTCATTCAGACCCTTTGTGAGGAAGGAAACTGCCCGCAATTGATCCTGCTCGACATCAACATGCCTGTTATGAATGGGTTTGATTTTTTAGAAGCCTTTAACCAGCTCGAATTTGAGCAAAAAGAGTCGATTGTAATCGTTATGCTGACCACGTCGCTTCACCCGCGTGATGTGGAACCGCTTCAGGAAATGCCCATCCATAGTTATCTGAACAAGCCGCTTACCAAAGAAAAAGTGCATGGCCTGCTTCGTACGCATTTTAACTTTGAGTTTCCTGTGCTGGAGTAA